In one Leptospiraceae bacterium genomic region, the following are encoded:
- a CDS encoding OmpA family protein, whose translation MKKFFLVLFLILQIHVYSEEVIDYDADFQKKSDNAKSEIDSLVKLRKLEVDKLRNKIKELELKNQGNLNQSEKEKLDLQKKLNECKQAKNELEKSLANLKERLQISEDQNSQIKKDYNLLKEKNNTLESELEDLKTEQKKLKDFSQGLSSYIKEIKTKEDKINKQYEDLRKAITSTIKPEEGEVNITKNGDLTRLVINLSEAASFNSGSVIIKKQGKPLLDSIFKIITKYPGYHIYIEGHTDNVPIHTEQIKDNWELSTKRALSVLGYVLKKNPGLEPKRFSASGYGEFHPLDTNTTDAGRKRNRRVDIIVTYW comes from the coding sequence ATGAAAAAGTTTTTTCTCGTTTTATTTTTAATTCTGCAAATCCACGTATATTCAGAAGAGGTAATCGATTATGATGCTGACTTTCAAAAAAAAAGTGATAACGCAAAATCTGAAATAGATTCATTGGTCAAATTAAGAAAATTGGAAGTAGACAAACTCAGAAATAAAATCAAAGAACTTGAACTAAAGAATCAGGGAAATCTAAATCAATCTGAGAAAGAAAAATTAGATCTACAAAAAAAGTTAAATGAATGCAAGCAGGCAAAAAATGAACTAGAGAAAAGCTTAGCTAATTTAAAAGAGAGGCTGCAAATTTCCGAAGATCAAAACTCTCAGATAAAGAAAGATTATAACTTGTTAAAAGAAAAAAATAATACATTAGAATCCGAGTTGGAGGATTTAAAAACCGAACAAAAAAAACTTAAGGATTTTTCACAGGGATTATCTTCTTATATAAAAGAGATAAAAACAAAAGAAGATAAAATCAATAAACAATATGAAGATTTAAGAAAGGCTATTACTTCCACTATAAAACCCGAGGAAGGGGAAGTTAATATTACTAAAAATGGAGACTTAACCAGGCTCGTAATCAACCTGAGTGAAGCTGCTTCTTTTAATTCCGGCTCTGTTATTATTAAAAAACAGGGGAAGCCACTTTTAGATTCTATTTTTAAAATAATAACTAAATATCCCGGTTATCATATTTACATAGAAGGCCATACCGATAATGTTCCTATTCATACAGAACAGATTAAGGATAACTGGGAACTGTCTACCAAGAGAGCCTTGAGTGTTCTTGGCTATGTTCTGAAGAAAAATCCGGGCTTAGAACCCAAAAGGTTTTCTGCTTCAGGCTATGGTGAATTCCATCCTCTTGATACCAATACTACCGATGCAGGAAGAAAAAGAAATAGAAGAGTCGATATTATTGTTACCTACTGGTAA
- a CDS encoding tetratricopeptide repeat protein translates to MSRDKIEKFEEQYSFLRRILEVEGFRLIFLETNSGKIISKALELELKKDYPERKLSYLKTKGKSYREIVDAFYEASEGFVFITDFYEILNNEELLVGFNQRRDKFAEFPIALFLFLRRGDVPLCVKKLPDLWSYRSYIMDLQYISEARDFSLSKLNYDLIDLLEIEKPSKEEKKHYEAKVKNLEAKLAILKENIQDDFQRTILLPELISYYEKLSDYERALEHTEKFCSIYEKTGKKNRDWENKKEFYKALKLIYNQEEAETAREILGRLIEKDENNFSLYYYRAICFIILGNSKEAEEDIKQAIKLNPDSPQNYFISGIAYYNQGKLEEAIGAYSKAIEIKPDEHEAYNNRGIAYKNQGKLEEAIGDYSKAIEIKPDDHDAYYNRGNAYVNQGKYEEAIADYSKAIEIKPDYASAYYTRGLAYFNQGKYEEAIGDYSKAIELKPDYHQAYYNRGNAYDDLGKLEEAIADWTKAIEIKPDKHEAYNNRGNAYAKQEGYGKAYEDYKKALEIKPDFESAYYNLACLFALQNKKEESYDYLKQAIELNTKYKQMAKEDEDFKLFWEDEEFRRMTG, encoded by the coding sequence ATGTCGCGGGATAAGATTGAAAAGTTTGAAGAGCAATATAGCTTTTTAAGGCGTATTTTAGAAGTCGAAGGCTTTCGTCTTATCTTTTTGGAAACCAATTCGGGTAAGATTATCTCCAAAGCTTTGGAACTGGAACTAAAAAAAGACTATCCTGAAAGAAAACTGAGCTACCTGAAAACGAAGGGGAAAAGTTACCGAGAAATCGTAGATGCCTTCTATGAAGCTTCGGAAGGTTTTGTTTTTATCACAGACTTTTATGAAATCCTGAACAATGAAGAACTGCTTGTAGGCTTTAACCAGAGGCGGGATAAATTCGCCGAGTTTCCGATAGCCCTGTTTTTGTTCCTTCGCAGGGGTGATGTGCCTCTCTGTGTAAAAAAATTGCCCGATTTGTGGTCTTACCGTTCGTATATTATGGATCTGCAATATATTTCAGAAGCCAGGGATTTTAGCTTATCTAAATTAAACTATGATCTCATTGATTTACTGGAAATAGAGAAACCTTCAAAAGAAGAAAAGAAACACTACGAAGCAAAAGTTAAGAATCTCGAAGCAAAGCTTGCTATTTTAAAAGAGAATATACAGGATGATTTCCAGAGAACCATACTTCTACCGGAGCTAATTTCCTATTATGAAAAACTTTCCGATTATGAAAGGGCTTTAGAACACACGGAAAAATTCTGTAGCATTTATGAAAAAACCGGCAAGAAAAATAGAGATTGGGAGAATAAGAAAGAATTCTATAAAGCATTAAAACTTATTTATAATCAAGAAGAAGCTGAAACTGCCAGAGAAATACTTGGCAGGTTGATTGAAAAGGATGAAAATAATTTTTCCCTGTATTATTACAGGGCTATCTGCTTTATAATATTAGGAAATTCAAAGGAAGCAGAAGAGGATATAAAACAGGCTATCAAACTCAATCCGGATTCTCCTCAGAATTATTTTATAAGCGGGATTGCTTATTATAATCAGGGCAAACTTGAGGAAGCGATAGGAGCCTACTCGAAGGCAATAGAAATAAAGCCGGATGAACACGAGGCCTATAACAACCGCGGGATTGCTTATAAGAATCAGGGAAAACTTGAGGAAGCGATAGGGGACTACTCGAAAGCCATAGAGATTAAGCCGGATGACCACGATGCCTATTACAACCGCGGGAATGCTTATGTAAATCAGGGCAAGTATGAGGAAGCTATAGCTGACTACTCGAAAGCCATAGAGATAAAGCCGGATTATGCCAGTGCCTATTATACCCGCGGGCTTGCTTATTTTAATCAGGGCAAATATGAGGAAGCGATAGGGGACTACTCGAAAGCGATAGAGTTAAAGCCGGATTACCACCAGGCCTATTACAACCGCGGGAATGCTTATGATGATTTGGGCAAACTTGAGGAAGCGATTGCCGACTGGACGAAAGCCATAGAAATAAAGCCGGATAAGCACGAGGCCTATAACAACCGCGGGAATGCTTATGCGAAGCAGGAGGGATATGGTAAGGCTTACGAGGATTACAAGAAAGCTCTTGAAATAAAACCGGATTTTGAAAGTGCCTATTACAACCTGGCCTGTCTTTTTGCCCTGCAAAATAAAAAAGAAGAGTCTTACGATTATCTAAAACAGGCTATCGAGCTAAATACAAAGTATAAGCAAATGGCGAAAGAGGACGAGGACTTCAAGCTCTTTTGGGAAGACGAAGAGTTTCGGAGGATGACGGGGTAG
- a CDS encoding helix-turn-helix domain-containing protein, translating into MKKDQFNELFSYLGLSQRAFAKKYDLPQPTLSNIVNGKMKALPVEVIYRVHKDFGISLKWLVSGEGDMLEAQNSEALTEEEQKLFREIRRDPRMLSAINGILESLKKIF; encoded by the coding sequence ATGAAAAAAGATCAATTTAATGAATTATTCTCTTACCTCGGTCTCAGCCAGAGGGCCTTTGCAAAAAAATACGATCTCCCGCAACCTACTCTAAGTAATATTGTAAATGGTAAAATGAAAGCCCTGCCGGTTGAGGTTATCTACCGGGTGCATAAGGATTTCGGCATCAGCCTGAAATGGCTCGTCTCCGGGGAAGGGGACATGCTCGAAGCCCAGAACAGCGAAGCCCTGACCGAAGAGGAACAGAAACTCTTCCGGGAAATCCGCAGAGATCCGAGGATGCTTTCTGCAATTAATGGAATATTAGAAAGTCTGAAAAAGATATTTTAG